A DNA window from Tenuifilaceae bacterium CYCD contains the following coding sequences:
- a CDS encoding peroxiredoxin, which translates to MEENQVFAMPRIGDKAPEFKAVTTQGEINFPADYKGSWVILFSHPADFTPVCTSEFMTFASMEKQFNEANCKLVGLSVDGLYSHIAWLRTIKEKIEYKGMKNVEVTFPLIEDITMEVAKKYGMIQPGESNTKAVRAVFVIDPNGVIRTIIYYPLSLGRNFDELYRVVVALQTADEFKVATPADWRPGDDVIVPTAGSCGVAKERMETKDESVKCHDWFFCTKKIDKDTVLKKVLKK; encoded by the coding sequence ATGGAAGAAAATCAAGTTTTTGCAATGCCACGTATTGGCGACAAGGCTCCCGAGTTTAAGGCTGTAACTACTCAGGGCGAAATTAATTTCCCTGCCGATTATAAGGGAAGTTGGGTTATTCTGTTCAGTCACCCAGCCGATTTTACACCTGTATGTACATCGGAGTTTATGACTTTTGCATCGATGGAGAAGCAGTTCAACGAGGCAAACTGCAAGTTGGTAGGCCTTTCGGTTGACGGACTTTACAGCCATATTGCGTGGTTACGCACAATTAAGGAGAAGATTGAGTACAAAGGAATGAAGAACGTTGAGGTGACTTTTCCGCTAATTGAGGATATCACCATGGAGGTTGCCAAGAAATACGGAATGATTCAACCTGGCGAGAGCAACACCAAAGCTGTACGCGCAGTGTTTGTAATTGATCCCAACGGGGTTATCCGCACCATCATTTACTACCCATTGAGTTTGGGTCGTAATTTTGATGAACTTTACCGTGTGGTTGTTGCATTGCAAACCGCTGATGAGTTTAAGGTTGCAACTCCAGCCGATTGGCGTCCGGGCGACGATGTCATTGTTCCAACCGCCGGTTCATGCGGTGTTGCCAAGGAGCGTATGGAAACCAAGGACGAAAGTGTTAAGTGCCACGATTGGTTCTTCTGCACCAAAAAAATAGACAAGGATACGGTTTTGAAGAAGGTGCTTAAGAAGTAA
- a CDS encoding ferritin — protein MGKEAKNIATVDVKKLLEMLNAALAEEWLAYYQYWIGARLMEGPMRSEVEPELLLHATQELNHAVLVVNRIIQLGGTPIINPADWTKHARCKYDEPSDPYIEVILEQNLNGERCAIQRYQELADFTNGKDHSTHQMAVQILNEELEHENDIEDWITDIQRMKDEFRKLRM, from the coding sequence ATGGGAAAAGAAGCAAAAAACATTGCAACCGTTGACGTTAAAAAGTTACTGGAAATGCTTAATGCAGCACTTGCTGAGGAGTGGTTGGCTTACTATCAGTACTGGATTGGTGCTCGGCTAATGGAAGGCCCAATGCGGAGCGAGGTGGAGCCCGAGTTGCTGCTGCATGCAACGCAGGAGTTAAACCATGCTGTACTGGTTGTTAACCGTATTATTCAGCTTGGGGGTACACCTATCATTAATCCTGCGGATTGGACTAAACATGCGCGCTGCAAGTACGATGAGCCATCCGATCCTTACATTGAGGTTATTCTTGAGCAAAACCTAAACGGCGAAAGATGCGCAATACAGCGCTACCAGGAACTTGCCGATTTTACCAATGGCAAAGATCACTCAACCCATCAAATGGCTGTTCAAATTCTGAATGAGGAGCTGGAGCACGAAAACGATATTGAGGATTGGATAACCGACATTCAGCGTATGAAGGACGAATTTAGAAAGTTAAGGATGTAG
- a CDS encoding (4Fe-4S)-binding protein yields the protein MEIAVISGKGGTGKSSISAAFATLSEKVVLADCDVDAANLHILFNPSHDEELVYASGHKATINYNLCLNCGLCSNYCRFDAISFQNNKVAISETSCDGCFLCSRVCPSKAISMIRNDKSRMYSGSFRNGKMVYGRLAPGEENSGKLVSIVREKAKQIAAQSSINTIILDGPPGIGCAVISTITGVDHVLIVTEPTISGMHDLQRTVEITAKFNLKTWVLINKYDLNFEMTKQIEVYCNDLGIKTIGKLLFNPQVVEAMINCKSIVEWAPTSDVAEEIRAAYGMIVCNK from the coding sequence ATGGAAATTGCAGTTATTAGCGGTAAGGGAGGCACTGGTAAAAGTAGCATAAGTGCTGCTTTTGCAACTTTATCCGAAAAGGTTGTTTTGGCCGACTGTGATGTGGATGCCGCAAATTTACACATTCTATTTAATCCTTCTCACGATGAGGAGCTTGTTTACGCTTCGGGACACAAGGCTACAATAAACTATAACCTCTGTCTAAATTGTGGGTTATGCTCAAATTATTGCCGTTTTGATGCTATTTCGTTTCAAAATAACAAGGTAGCAATTTCAGAGACCTCGTGCGATGGTTGCTTCCTTTGCTCAAGGGTTTGCCCTTCTAAAGCCATTTCAATGATTAGAAACGATAAGAGCCGTATGTATTCGGGTTCTTTCCGTAATGGTAAAATGGTTTATGGCAGATTAGCGCCTGGTGAAGAAAACTCAGGAAAACTGGTCAGTATTGTGCGCGAAAAAGCAAAACAAATTGCAGCTCAAAGTAGCATCAATACAATTATTCTTGATGGCCCTCCGGGCATTGGTTGTGCTGTAATTTCAACAATTACAGGGGTTGACCATGTACTAATTGTAACAGAACCAACTATCTCTGGAATGCACGATTTACAGCGGACTGTTGAAATAACCGCAAAGTTCAATTTGAAAACGTGGGTGCTGATAAATAAGTACGACCTGAATTTTGAGATGACAAAACAAATAGAAGTTTACTGCAATGATTTGGGTATCAAAACTATTGGTAAACTTTTATTCAACCCTCAGGTTGTTGAGGCAATGATTAATTGTAAGAGCATTGTTGAATGGGCGCCTACATCAGACGTTGCCGAAGAAATTAGAGCAGCGTATGGTATGATTGTTTGTAATAAGTAG
- a CDS encoding MexH family multidrug efflux RND transporter periplasmic adaptor subunit, with translation MSTYNKYLTLCSFAILTVISTSCSSGDKKDGKPQSGRGGAGIFVDAIIVKESPIQRTVQVPASILPNEQVELKAESSGKLIEMNLTEGSFVKKADLLARINDSELRALLQKKQYDEKLAADDEMRKKRLIEINAISIQDYEAAQNKLDGIRAEIEQTKAQIAKAEVRAPFDGRIGLRYVSMGAYISTNTTLATLVQDNPLKIEFSVPERYSGYIQNGLEVLFKVGDSPTQYTAYIYASESAIDPNTRSLKVRAKYPNVNGKILPGSFAKVNILFQNLPTAIMIPPQSIVPDMETQTVFVVKGGKAEKKIITVGERTGVSAEVLSGISVGDTLVITGLNSLRSGAPITINIVEQ, from the coding sequence ATGTCTACATATAATAAGTATTTGACATTATGCTCATTCGCTATTCTTACAGTAATCTCAACTTCCTGCAGTAGCGGCGACAAAAAAGATGGCAAGCCTCAAAGTGGGCGAGGCGGAGCCGGAATATTTGTTGATGCAATAATAGTAAAAGAATCGCCAATACAGCGAACAGTACAAGTTCCTGCAAGTATTTTACCCAACGAGCAGGTTGAACTTAAGGCAGAATCATCCGGCAAGCTCATCGAAATGAATTTAACCGAGGGTAGTTTTGTGAAAAAGGCTGATTTACTTGCCCGTATCAACGATAGCGAACTTCGCGCATTGCTTCAAAAAAAACAATACGACGAAAAGTTGGCGGCTGATGACGAAATGCGTAAGAAACGTCTCATAGAAATTAACGCGATAAGCATTCAGGATTATGAAGCCGCCCAGAATAAACTCGACGGCATACGCGCCGAAATTGAGCAAACCAAAGCCCAGATAGCCAAAGCCGAAGTACGTGCCCCATTCGATGGCAGAATAGGTCTTCGCTACGTGAGTATGGGTGCATATATCTCAACAAATACAACGCTTGCAACATTGGTTCAGGATAACCCTTTGAAGATAGAATTCTCAGTACCAGAAAGGTACTCTGGTTACATTCAGAATGGGTTAGAAGTACTTTTCAAGGTAGGTGACTCACCAACCCAATACACAGCATATATTTACGCCTCGGAGTCAGCAATCGATCCAAATACACGATCGTTAAAAGTTCGAGCAAAGTACCCCAACGTTAATGGTAAAATTCTACCAGGTTCATTCGCCAAGGTTAATATTCTGTTCCAAAATCTACCTACCGCAATAATGATTCCACCTCAGTCAATAGTTCCCGATATGGAAACACAAACCGTTTTTGTTGTCAAAGGCGGTAAGGCTGAGAAAAAAATCATTACCGTGGGCGAACGTACCGGGGTATCGGCCGAAGTTTTAAGCGGAATATCCGTCGGAGACACCCTCGTTATTACAGGATTAAACTCGTTACGATCGGGAGCACCAATTACCATTAACATTGTTGAGCAGTAG
- a CDS encoding acriflavin resistance protein, with product MLFGIIGFSYLGVREYPSVDPPIVTVSTSYTGANSAVIEAQITEPLEASINGIAGIKSLTSSSADGRSNITIEFELGVDMEDAANDVRDRVSRAVRNIPPDADAPVITKADADSDPILTITAQSEKRDLLDLSDIANNVIKERLQTISGVSEVVIWGEKRYAMRLYLDPKKLASFSVTPTDIRNALTRENVELPTGRIEGYYTELSIRTLGRLETPDQFNNLIIKYVGGIPVKLRDVGKAEYAAENERSIMRGNGLVPMLGVAVIPQPGSNYVSIADETYKRVDQLKRELPNDIKLDYAYDATTNIRKAISEVEETVLLAFALVVIVIFIFLRNWRTTLIPIIAIPISLVGTFFIMYLAGFSINVLSLLGIVLATGIVVDDAIVVMENIYSKVEHGMDNYKAGYAGSKEIYFAIISTTITLVAVFMPIVFLSGVTGRLFREFAVVVAGAVLISAFVSLTLTPMMSTKLLRKTNKEGRIMGAIGNGIQWISDYYGRSLITFMNRRWLAFVIMLVSLGFIVFIGIKIPSELAPMEDKSRLTISTTAPEGIAYEAMDAYMLEIASFVDTFPEKAALIQRTATGSTNSGFIRLQLKQPNERIKSQAELANEINGFLRKKTFARAYVLQDQTISTGRGSGLPVSFVVQAPNFEKLKEAVPEFLAKAQADPHFQVVDVNLKFNKPELVVEIDRDKARASGIGVREIAEALQLYFSGQRYGYFIRNGKQYYVIGQAERGYRDDPSDLKGIYLRADNGSLVDLGSLIKISEQSIPPQRYRYNRYVSATFNASPAPGYTLGQGIDAMRSIAKSTLDDTFATTLTGTSKQFEESSNSLYFAFALALVLVYLILAAQFESFRDPLIIMFTVPLALAGAILSLWIFGHTLNIFSEIGIIVLVGIVTKNGILIVEFANQKKQEGMTKLQAVEFAAKQRLRPILMTSLATIFGALPIALALGAASTSRIPMGITIIGGLLFSLMLTLYVIPALYTYISTKKANLIRHDEE from the coding sequence GTGCTATTCGGAATTATTGGTTTTTCCTATTTAGGGGTTAGGGAATACCCAAGTGTTGACCCTCCCATTGTAACAGTATCAACATCGTATACTGGGGCAAACTCAGCGGTTATTGAGGCTCAAATAACCGAGCCGCTCGAGGCCTCCATTAACGGAATTGCCGGCATTAAATCGTTAACCTCGTCGAGCGCCGACGGACGAAGCAATATCACCATTGAATTTGAACTAGGGGTTGACATGGAGGATGCCGCTAACGACGTTCGCGACCGCGTGTCTCGTGCTGTCCGGAACATTCCTCCCGATGCCGATGCTCCGGTTATAACCAAAGCGGATGCCGACTCCGACCCCATACTCACCATCACCGCACAAAGCGAAAAACGCGACCTGCTTGATCTAAGCGATATAGCAAACAACGTAATCAAGGAGCGCCTTCAAACCATATCCGGGGTCAGCGAGGTTGTGATATGGGGCGAAAAGCGATACGCCATGCGCCTTTACCTCGATCCCAAAAAACTGGCATCGTTTAGCGTTACCCCAACCGACATCCGCAATGCCCTAACCCGCGAAAATGTTGAACTGCCCACAGGTAGAATAGAAGGATACTACACCGAGCTATCCATAAGGACGCTTGGCCGTTTGGAAACCCCCGATCAGTTCAACAATCTAATCATCAAGTATGTTGGAGGGATTCCTGTTAAACTGCGCGATGTAGGCAAGGCGGAGTACGCTGCCGAAAACGAAAGGAGCATAATGCGCGGGAATGGCCTAGTACCAATGCTTGGCGTTGCTGTAATACCTCAGCCCGGATCGAACTATGTTAGCATTGCCGATGAAACCTACAAGCGAGTTGACCAGCTAAAAAGGGAATTACCCAACGACATCAAACTCGATTACGCATATGATGCAACAACCAATATCCGAAAAGCAATATCGGAAGTTGAAGAGACCGTTTTGCTAGCGTTTGCGCTAGTAGTTATAGTGATATTTATTTTCCTCCGAAACTGGAGAACCACACTTATACCCATTATTGCAATTCCTATCTCGCTTGTTGGTACATTCTTTATAATGTATCTGGCCGGATTCTCCATCAATGTGCTGTCGTTATTGGGAATTGTACTTGCCACGGGTATTGTGGTTGACGATGCCATTGTGGTAATGGAGAACATCTACTCAAAAGTTGAGCATGGCATGGATAACTATAAGGCAGGTTATGCTGGAAGTAAAGAGATATATTTTGCAATTATCTCCACCACCATCACGCTGGTTGCAGTTTTTATGCCAATTGTATTCCTAAGTGGTGTTACAGGTAGACTATTCCGCGAGTTTGCCGTTGTGGTTGCTGGTGCTGTATTAATTTCGGCATTTGTATCGCTCACCCTAACGCCTATGATGAGTACCAAACTCCTCCGCAAAACCAATAAGGAAGGACGAATAATGGGCGCAATTGGGAATGGCATTCAGTGGATATCGGATTACTACGGACGTTCGTTGATCACTTTCATGAACCGACGCTGGCTAGCGTTTGTAATTATGCTAGTTTCCTTAGGATTTATAGTGTTTATTGGAATAAAGATACCTTCGGAGCTAGCCCCAATGGAGGATAAAAGCCGATTAACCATTTCGACAACCGCCCCGGAGGGCATCGCATACGAGGCAATGGATGCGTACATGCTAGAAATTGCATCGTTTGTGGACACCTTCCCCGAAAAGGCTGCACTAATTCAGCGTACCGCAACGGGTTCAACCAATAGCGGATTCATCAGGCTTCAGCTAAAGCAACCCAACGAACGGATCAAATCGCAGGCAGAGCTGGCCAATGAGATAAATGGATTTCTCCGAAAGAAAACATTTGCCAGAGCATATGTACTTCAGGATCAAACCATCAGCACCGGCAGAGGAAGTGGTCTTCCCGTAAGTTTTGTGGTGCAAGCCCCCAATTTTGAAAAGTTGAAGGAGGCCGTACCGGAATTCCTGGCAAAAGCACAGGCCGATCCGCACTTTCAGGTTGTTGACGTGAACCTCAAGTTTAACAAACCCGAATTGGTTGTCGAGATAGATAGGGATAAGGCAAGAGCCTCAGGAATTGGGGTGCGCGAAATTGCGGAAGCCTTACAGCTTTACTTTAGCGGTCAGCGCTATGGATATTTCATACGCAATGGAAAACAGTACTACGTTATTGGCCAAGCCGAGCGTGGCTACCGCGACGATCCTTCGGACCTAAAGGGCATTTACCTTAGAGCCGATAACGGTAGCCTGGTTGATTTGGGCAGTTTAATTAAAATATCGGAACAGAGTATTCCTCCCCAGCGCTACCGGTACAACCGGTATGTGTCAGCCACATTCAACGCATCGCCCGCTCCGGGCTATACGCTTGGGCAGGGTATTGATGCCATGCGAAGCATCGCAAAAAGCACACTCGACGATACATTTGCAACCACACTAACCGGAACCTCAAAACAGTTCGAGGAAAGCTCAAACAGTTTATACTTTGCCTTTGCGTTAGCATTGGTGCTGGTTTACCTTATACTCGCTGCACAATTTGAGAGTTTCCGCGATCCACTCATAATAATGTTCACGGTACCACTAGCATTAGCTGGGGCAATACTATCACTATGGATATTTGGCCATACACTTAATATCTTCAGCGAAATTGGAATTATTGTGCTGGTTGGAATTGTTACCAAGAACGGTATTCTGATTGTAGAATTTGCCAACCAGAAAAAACAAGAGGGCATGACAAAACTCCAAGCGGTGGAATTTGCAGCAAAGCAACGTTTACGTCCAATTCTGATGACTAGTTTAGCTACGATTTTTGGAGCATTGCCAATTGCCCTAGCACTTGGGGCAGCATCAACCAGCCGCATTCCTATGGGGATCACAATTATTGGCGGATTGTTATTCTCGTTAATGCTTACACTGTACGTTATTCCTGCGCTTTACACCTATATATCAACAAAGAAAGCCAATTTAATAAGACACGATGAGGAGTAA
- a CDS encoding cobyrinic acid a,c-diamide synthase, protein MKIAIASGKGGTGKTLVSTNLFYTLQQHGYRVKLIDCDAEEPNDLIFFKGILSKSFCVNQKVPVINEINCTYCGKCHEYCNYNAIFILPPSKVIKVIEDLCHGCGACSAACIYSAITEKDVSLGTVSCFGITEKTSIIEAKINVGIFSPVSVIKAAIKEAGNEGIIILDSPPGTSCPFIQTVATADYVILVTEPTPFGLSDLKQSVETLKTMGKTCGIIINRAGLGNNDIYSYLNQENIPILMEIPFDKTIASHYSKGEIVAKYMPEWQPQFMSMLNSIVEKDGNCSY, encoded by the coding sequence ATGAAAATTGCTATTGCCAGTGGAAAAGGTGGAACGGGAAAAACACTTGTGTCAACAAATCTATTTTACACTCTTCAGCAGCATGGCTACCGTGTTAAGTTGATTGATTGCGATGCTGAAGAGCCTAACGATTTGATTTTTTTTAAGGGAATTTTATCAAAGTCCTTTTGTGTAAATCAAAAAGTTCCTGTAATTAATGAGATTAATTGTACGTACTGTGGAAAATGCCACGAGTACTGTAATTACAATGCAATTTTTATACTACCACCCTCTAAGGTTATCAAAGTAATTGAAGATTTATGCCATGGTTGTGGCGCTTGCTCTGCTGCTTGCATTTATAGCGCAATTACCGAAAAGGATGTTTCCCTTGGCACCGTGAGTTGTTTTGGTATTACCGAAAAAACATCAATTATTGAAGCAAAAATAAATGTTGGCATTTTTTCGCCGGTTTCAGTAATAAAAGCGGCAATTAAGGAGGCGGGCAATGAGGGAATTATTATTTTGGATTCACCCCCAGGTACGTCGTGTCCATTCATTCAAACTGTAGCAACTGCCGATTATGTAATTCTGGTTACCGAGCCAACTCCTTTTGGTTTAAGCGACCTAAAGCAATCTGTGGAGACGCTTAAAACAATGGGTAAAACCTGTGGTATTATTATTAACCGTGCAGGGCTTGGTAATAATGATATTTATAGCTATTTAAATCAGGAGAATATTCCTATTCTAATGGAAATCCCGTTTGACAAAACTATTGCTTCGCACTACTCAAAAGGGGAAATAGTGGCTAAATATATGCCCGAATGGCAGCCTCAATTTATGTCAATGCTTAACTCAATAGTTGAAAAAGATGGAAATTGCAGTTATTAG
- the crtB gene encoding phytoene synthase: MEIDRIALYNDVSLLCSATTTQKYSTSFSLGTKLFSKDIQEAIYSIYGFVRVADEIVDSFHSYNKEKLLTDFKNQTYEAISERISTNPIIQSYQIAVNRYNIDKNLIDAFLKSMEMDLNSKLYNNQEIGEYIYGSAEVVGLMCLKVFCRGNQQEFDKLCSPAKKLGAAFQKINFLRDIRDDYNDLGRVYFPGVDFNNFTQKQKAEIEQDIQADFDGAFVGIKQLNLDSQLGVYVAYKYYTSLFKKIKRVSPSELLSKRYRISNFKKIALLARCWVVYKLRMV, from the coding sequence ATGGAGATAGATAGAATTGCTCTTTACAACGATGTATCGCTTCTTTGTAGCGCTACAACAACCCAAAAATACAGCACAAGTTTTTCGTTGGGAACAAAGCTTTTCTCAAAGGATATACAGGAGGCAATATACTCCATTTACGGTTTTGTTCGGGTTGCAGACGAGATTGTGGACTCGTTTCACTCCTACAACAAGGAAAAACTCCTAACCGATTTCAAAAACCAAACCTACGAGGCAATATCCGAAAGAATATCAACAAACCCGATTATCCAAAGCTATCAAATAGCCGTAAATAGGTATAATATTGATAAGAATTTAATTGATGCCTTCCTGAAAAGCATGGAGATGGATTTAAATTCAAAATTGTACAATAACCAGGAAATAGGCGAATACATTTATGGCTCAGCCGAGGTGGTTGGATTGATGTGTCTGAAAGTTTTCTGCCGGGGCAATCAGCAGGAGTTCGATAAACTATGCTCACCCGCAAAGAAACTTGGTGCAGCATTCCAGAAGATAAATTTTCTACGCGATATCCGCGACGATTACAACGATTTAGGACGTGTTTACTTTCCTGGAGTCGATTTTAATAATTTTACCCAAAAGCAGAAAGCCGAAATTGAGCAAGATATACAAGCCGATTTCGACGGGGCATTTGTTGGAATTAAGCAGCTAAACCTCGATTCCCAGTTAGGTGTTTACGTTGCATACAAGTACTACACATCGCTATTCAAAAAAATTAAAAGAGTTTCGCCAAGCGAGTTATTAAGTAAAAGATATAGAATCTCAAATTTTAAAAAGATTGCATTGCTTGCTCGTTGTTGGGTGGTTTATAAGTTGAGGATGGTTTAG
- a CDS encoding membrane protein, with amino-acid sequence MKDLNVMNFKKTYLTIVLLLVGIYAIGQDTLTLSDAVKLGLENNFSIRIARNDVTIADNNNSVGNAGMLPKIDASGASNNSKYNLKQESDDGTEYSNSSYPNYGLTSGIQLNWTIFDGFAMFANKKKYSTLEDLSNVNFQMTVEDVAASIILNYYTISIENNLLENYHEILTLSRDRFKIAREKAAIGTSYQIAVMQAEVDYRADSSQMLQQVNKIQNLKINLNKLIGREPEINFEVNKITPEVTAIELNSIINNLLNQNKELQAAKLNLRLKELAIREAQASRYPKINLSSAYNFSRTSTPDGNTELYRTYGPAFGISAGITLFNGLNANRNIKNARINRDNQDLSNQEKVQNLKGEAIKYYNNLVLAKNLVELEKKSAELARTNSDVAMEKYRIGIISDIELRDAQIKYLDAEYRYLNALMQAKTAGVELQVLMGTVSIP; translated from the coding sequence ATGAAAGATTTGAATGTTATGAATTTTAAAAAAACATACTTAACAATAGTGTTATTGCTTGTTGGCATTTATGCTATTGGTCAAGATACACTTACTCTCTCCGATGCGGTTAAATTGGGTTTGGAAAATAATTTTTCAATCAGAATTGCACGGAACGATGTGACAATTGCTGATAACAATAACAGCGTGGGAAATGCAGGCATGCTTCCTAAAATTGATGCCTCGGGTGCAAGCAATAATTCAAAATATAACCTAAAACAGGAGTCCGACGATGGAACGGAGTATAGTAACAGCAGCTACCCGAACTACGGCCTTACTTCCGGAATACAGCTGAACTGGACCATTTTTGACGGTTTTGCGATGTTCGCCAACAAGAAAAAATACTCTACGCTAGAGGATCTTAGCAATGTTAACTTCCAAATGACCGTTGAAGATGTAGCGGCTTCAATAATTCTGAACTACTACACTATATCGATTGAGAATAATCTTCTGGAAAACTACCATGAGATATTAACCCTATCGCGCGACAGGTTTAAAATAGCCCGCGAAAAGGCAGCAATTGGAACCAGCTACCAAATTGCTGTAATGCAGGCAGAGGTAGATTATAGAGCCGATTCGTCGCAAATGCTCCAACAGGTCAACAAAATTCAAAACCTTAAAATCAACCTGAATAAACTCATAGGTCGCGAACCCGAAATCAACTTCGAGGTCAATAAAATAACACCCGAGGTTACCGCAATTGAGTTAAATTCGATAATAAACAACCTTCTAAATCAGAATAAAGAACTACAGGCAGCAAAACTAAATCTCCGATTAAAAGAATTAGCCATACGCGAGGCCCAAGCATCGCGCTACCCCAAAATCAACTTGTCATCGGCATACAACTTTTCCAGAACCTCAACCCCCGACGGTAACACTGAGCTATACCGCACGTACGGACCCGCATTTGGCATTAGTGCCGGAATAACTCTATTCAATGGATTAAATGCAAATCGGAACATCAAGAATGCCCGAATAAACAGAGATAATCAGGATTTATCCAATCAAGAAAAAGTGCAAAACCTTAAGGGTGAAGCTATCAAATACTACAACAACCTAGTGCTAGCAAAAAACCTTGTGGAACTTGAAAAGAAATCTGCAGAACTCGCGCGTACCAACTCCGATGTTGCCATGGAAAAGTACAGGATCGGTATCATTAGCGATATTGAGCTTCGCGATGCCCAAATTAAGTATCTTGATGCCGAATACCGCTATCTTAACGCCCTGATGCAAGCCAAAACCGCAGGGGTAGAACTTCAGGTTTTAATGGGTACGGTTAGCATCCCTTAA